In Actinomadura luteofluorescens, the sequence GACGCCTCCCGGCGCCTGCGGGGCTGACGCTCAGCCCCGGCTCACCGCCGCCTCGCCCCGGCTCACGCGACGCCGCGGGCGCCGCTGGACAGCCGCTGCGCGATCCAGATCGGGATCACCGACAGGACGATCAGGGCCGCGGCGAGCACGTTGACCACCGGGGCCTGGTTGGGCCGGAACAGGTTGCTGAAGATCCAGATCGGCAGGGTCTGGGCGCCCGGCCCGGCGGTGAACGTGGTCACGATGATCTCGTCGAAGGACAGCGCGAACGACAGCAGACCGCCGGCGAGCAGCGCCGAGCGCAGCGCCGGGAACGTGACATGCCAGAACGTCTGGAACGTGTCGGCGCCGAGGTCGGCGGACGCCTCCTCCAGGCTGGTGCCCGTGCGCCGCAGCCGGGCGAGCACGTTGTTGAAGATCGTGACGACGCAGAACGTGGCATGCCCGACGATCACGGTGAACAGGCCGAGCCCGATCCCGAGCGGCTTCAGCACCACCTGGAAGGCGTTGCTGAGCGCGATGCCGGTGACGATGCCGGGCAGCGCGATCGGCAGCACGACGACCAGCGACACCGTCTCGCGTCCGAAGAACCGGTACCGCGACACCGCGAAGGCGGCCATGCTGCCGAGGACGAGCGCGACGGCCGTCGCGCCGAGGCCCGCCTTCACGCTGGTGAGGACGGCCTCCCGGGCGCCCTCGTTGTGCAGCGCCTGCGACCACCAGCGCCCGGTGAACCCGGGCGGCGGCCAGCCGAACGCGCTGTCGGCGTTGAAGGAGTTGACCAGCACGACCAGCAGCGGCACGTAGATGACGGCGAGTCCGAGGAACATCACGACGCGCAGCGCGATCCGCGCGGCGGGCGAGAGGGTCATCACAGCTCCCTGAGCGCGCCGGTGCGGCGGGCCGCGGCGAGGTAGCCGAGCATCACCACCACCGGGATCGTGGCGACCGCCGCCGCGAAGGGCAGGTTGTTGGCGGCGCCGATGTTGTCGTAGACGACGTTGCCGAGCAGCTGGCTCCGGCCGCCGACGATCTTCACGGTGATGTAGTCGCCGAGCGACAGCGAGAACGTGAAGATCGATCCGGCCACCAGTGAGGGGAAGACCAGCGGCAGCACGACCGACCGCAGGGTGCGCAGCGGGCGCGCGCCGAGGTCGCCGGAGGCGTCCAGCAGCGAGTCCGGGAGCCGCTCCAGGCCCGCGTACAGCGGCAGGATCATGTAGGGCAGCCACAGGTAGGCCAGCACGATCACGGTCGCCGTGAGGCCGTAGCCGGGGCTGGAGAGCCCGAACGGGCCCAGCACCTGGTCGAGGAGGCCGCCCTGCGACAGCATCACCCGCCACGCGTACGCCTTGACGAGGTAGGCGGCCCACAGCGGCGCCAGGATCGCGATCACCAGGTAGGGCCGGTGCCGCGGCCTGGCGACCTTGGCCATGTACAGCGCCATCGGGAAGCCGATCGCGGTGTCGATGAGGGTGACGGCCGCCGCGACGCCGAGGCTGCGCAGCGCGACCGTCCGGTAGACCGGTTCGTCGAGCAGGGTCTGGAAGTTGGCGAGCGTGAACTGCCGCACGACCTCGCCGGTG encodes:
- a CDS encoding ABC transporter permease: MTLSPAARIALRVVMFLGLAVIYVPLLVVLVNSFNADSAFGWPPPGFTGRWWSQALHNEGAREAVLTSVKAGLGATAVALVLGSMAAFAVSRYRFFGRETVSLVVVLPIALPGIVTGIALSNAFQVVLKPLGIGLGLFTVIVGHATFCVVTIFNNVLARLRRTGTSLEEASADLGADTFQTFWHVTFPALRSALLAGGLLSFALSFDEIIVTTFTAGPGAQTLPIWIFSNLFRPNQAPVVNVLAAALIVLSVIPIWIAQRLSSGARGVA
- a CDS encoding ABC transporter permease → MTGSALTGGKDGRPAPGIRRRAAALLHRRPRLRLSLLLSAPLAWLVVVYLGALAAIFLTAFWTTDVFTGEVVRQFTLANFQTLLDEPVYRTVALRSLGVAAAVTLIDTAIGFPMALYMAKVARPRHRPYLVIAILAPLWAAYLVKAYAWRVMLSQGGLLDQVLGPFGLSSPGYGLTATVIVLAYLWLPYMILPLYAGLERLPDSLLDASGDLGARPLRTLRSVVLPLVFPSLVAGSIFTFSLSLGDYITVKIVGGRSQLLGNVVYDNIGAANNLPFAAAVATIPVVVMLGYLAAARRTGALREL